GGGTGATCGGGTACTGGTCAAGCCGGGCGAGAGCGAGGAGCGGACCAAGTCCGGTCTGGTTATACCCGACACCGCCAAGGAGAAGCCCCAGGAAGGTGAAG
The sequence above is drawn from the Actinomycetota bacterium genome and encodes:
- a CDS encoding co-chaperone GroES, which codes for MKLKPLGDRVLVKPGESEERTKSGLVIPDTAKEKPQEGE